A stretch of Exiguobacterium sp. BMC-KP DNA encodes these proteins:
- the ruvX gene encoding Holliday junction resolvase RuvX, with the protein MKRAMGLDVGSKTIGVAVSDLMGWTAQGVETVKWTEPDYPEAFKRLDVIMKTYNVEILVIGLPKNMNGSIGPRAEASQAFAKEIEQHTGLEVVFMDERLTTMQAERMLIDADVSRKKRKQVIDKMAAVMILQSYLDRTNR; encoded by the coding sequence ATGAAACGTGCAATGGGACTAGATGTCGGTTCGAAGACGATTGGAGTAGCGGTCAGTGACTTGATGGGCTGGACGGCACAAGGCGTCGAGACGGTCAAGTGGACGGAACCCGATTATCCAGAAGCCTTCAAACGGCTCGATGTCATCATGAAGACATACAATGTCGAAATCTTAGTCATTGGTCTTCCGAAAAACATGAACGGTTCCATCGGTCCTCGTGCAGAGGCGAGTCAAGCCTTTGCGAAGGAAATCGAACAGCATACTGGACTTGAGGTCGTCTTCATGGATGAACGTTTGACGACGATGCAAGCAGAACGGATGCTGATCGATGCCGATGTTAGTCGTAAGAAACGCAAACAAGTCATCGATAAGATGGCTGCTGTCATGATCCTGCAATCGTATTTGGATCGGACGAACCGATGA
- a CDS encoding IreB family regulatory phosphoprotein yields MSQMDQTMKFNFPEDDNKAATRDVLLTVYHALEEKGYHPINQIVGYLLSGDPAYIPRHNDARNLIRKIERDELLEELVKSYLAESGNSK; encoded by the coding sequence GTGAGTCAGATGGATCAAACGATGAAATTTAACTTTCCAGAAGACGATAACAAGGCAGCGACACGTGATGTGTTGTTGACGGTCTATCATGCTTTAGAAGAAAAAGGATATCATCCGATCAACCAAATCGTCGGCTATCTCCTATCTGGAGATCCTGCTTACATTCCTCGTCATAATGACGCACGTAACTTAATTCGTAAGATTGAACGCGACGAATTGCTCGAAGAACTCGTGAAATCTTATTTGGCGGAGAGTGGAAATTCAAAATGA
- the alaS gene encoding alanine--tRNA ligase, whose translation MKALKPLTGAQIRQMYLDFFQSKGHAIEPSASLVPVEDPSLLWINSGVATLKKYFDGRVIPDNPRIVNAQKSIRTNDIENVGKTARHHTFFEMLGNFSVGDYFREDAIKWGWELLTSDDWYGLDPERLSVTIHPEDDAARQIWLELGVPAERIIPLEDNFWEIGEGPSGPNTEIFFDRGPAFGDDPNDSELYPGGENERYLEIWNIVFSQYNHDGHGNYTELPRKNIDTGMGLERMACVMQDVPTNFDTDLFMPIIHKTEEISGKIYRDDSKLDVAFKVIADHIRTVSFAIGDGALPSNEGRGYVLRRLLRRAVRYAKMLGIERPFMYELVDTVGNVMVDFYPQVPEKADFIKRVIKNEEERFHETLHDGLAILNTVAQNSKANGEHVISGEDAFRLYDTYGFPLELTVEYAEDHQMSVDEEGFKQAMDAQRQRARAAREESGSMQQQSEVLSTLKDKSTFVGYTDLKADAKIIALLHDGERVTEVAAGEEAQVILDITPFYAESGGEVADTGTIEGKDFVLDVKDVQKAPNGQNLHTVIVRTGIATEAADVVANVEAAERKAVTKNHTATHLLHKALKDTLGTHVNQAGSLVSPERLRFDFSHFGAVTQEELTKIEQDVNQAIWASLPVDIEEMNIADAKAKGAMALFGEKYGETVRVVSAGTYSIELCGGIHVGNTAEIGLFKIVSESGIGAGTRRIEAVTGAGAYRVMNQHLETLEQAASVLKTKTTEVPVRIEALQQQLRETERANESLQAKLANIEAASLKDDVEEINGVRVLAKRVDVSDMDALRGMMDELKSSIGSAIIVLGSAQGEKVNLVASVSKDLIDQGYHAGKLIKEVATRCGGGGGGRPDMAQAGGKDASKLEEALAYASQYVQSLA comes from the coding sequence ATGAAAGCATTAAAACCATTAACGGGTGCACAAATCCGTCAGATGTATCTCGATTTCTTCCAGAGTAAAGGACATGCGATCGAACCGAGTGCTTCACTCGTACCGGTCGAAGATCCATCACTCTTGTGGATCAACTCAGGTGTTGCGACACTCAAAAAATATTTTGATGGTCGCGTCATTCCTGACAATCCACGTATCGTCAACGCACAAAAATCAATCCGGACGAACGATATCGAAAACGTCGGGAAAACAGCACGTCACCATACATTCTTTGAGATGCTCGGGAACTTCTCCGTCGGTGATTACTTCCGCGAAGATGCCATCAAATGGGGCTGGGAACTCTTAACGAGCGATGACTGGTACGGTCTTGATCCGGAACGTCTCTCGGTCACGATTCACCCGGAAGATGACGCAGCACGTCAAATCTGGTTAGAACTCGGCGTACCAGCTGAACGAATCATTCCACTAGAAGATAACTTCTGGGAAATCGGTGAAGGTCCATCCGGTCCGAATACGGAAATCTTCTTCGACCGTGGACCAGCTTTCGGAGATGATCCGAACGATTCAGAACTTTACCCAGGTGGTGAAAACGAACGTTATCTTGAGATCTGGAATATCGTCTTCAGTCAATACAACCACGATGGACACGGCAACTACACGGAGCTTCCACGTAAAAACATCGATACAGGAATGGGACTCGAACGGATGGCATGTGTCATGCAGGATGTCCCAACGAACTTCGATACGGATCTGTTCATGCCAATCATCCATAAAACAGAAGAGATTAGCGGCAAAATCTACCGTGACGACTCGAAACTCGATGTAGCGTTCAAAGTCATCGCAGACCACATCCGTACGGTTTCATTCGCAATCGGTGACGGTGCGCTTCCTTCGAATGAAGGTCGCGGATATGTCCTTCGTCGTTTATTGCGCCGTGCAGTTCGTTATGCGAAGATGCTTGGCATCGAGCGTCCGTTCATGTATGAACTCGTCGATACGGTCGGTAATGTCATGGTCGACTTCTACCCACAAGTTCCAGAAAAAGCAGACTTCATCAAACGTGTCATCAAAAATGAAGAAGAGCGTTTCCACGAGACACTTCATGACGGTCTTGCAATCTTGAACACAGTGGCTCAGAATTCTAAAGCAAACGGTGAGCATGTCATCAGTGGTGAAGATGCGTTCCGTCTTTATGACACATACGGTTTCCCACTTGAATTGACGGTCGAGTATGCTGAAGATCATCAAATGTCTGTTGATGAAGAAGGCTTCAAACAAGCGATGGATGCACAACGCCAGCGTGCGCGTGCAGCGCGTGAAGAGAGTGGTTCGATGCAACAGCAATCGGAAGTCCTCTCGACGCTAAAAGATAAAAGTACGTTCGTCGGCTATACCGACCTTAAGGCGGATGCAAAAATCATCGCATTGTTGCATGATGGAGAACGAGTCACAGAAGTGGCTGCTGGTGAAGAAGCACAAGTTATTCTCGACATCACACCGTTCTATGCTGAAAGTGGTGGTGAAGTCGCAGATACAGGAACAATCGAAGGCAAAGACTTCGTTCTTGATGTCAAAGATGTTCAAAAAGCACCGAACGGTCAAAACTTGCACACAGTCATCGTCCGTACAGGGATTGCAACTGAAGCAGCAGACGTCGTTGCAAACGTCGAAGCAGCAGAACGTAAAGCGGTCACGAAAAACCATACGGCAACACACTTGCTTCATAAAGCATTAAAAGATACGCTCGGCACACACGTCAACCAAGCGGGATCACTCGTTTCTCCAGAACGTCTTCGTTTTGACTTCTCACACTTTGGTGCCGTGACACAAGAAGAATTGACGAAAATCGAACAAGACGTTAACCAAGCGATCTGGGCATCTCTACCGGTCGATATCGAAGAGATGAACATTGCTGATGCAAAAGCAAAAGGTGCAATGGCATTGTTCGGTGAGAAGTACGGTGAAACAGTTCGTGTTGTCTCAGCGGGCACATACTCGATTGAATTGTGTGGCGGGATCCACGTCGGGAACACAGCAGAAATCGGCTTGTTCAAGATCGTTTCAGAGTCTGGTATCGGAGCAGGTACACGCCGAATCGAAGCCGTAACGGGTGCAGGCGCATATCGTGTCATGAATCAGCACTTAGAAACACTTGAGCAAGCAGCGTCTGTTCTAAAGACGAAGACGACAGAAGTTCCTGTCCGTATCGAAGCGTTGCAACAACAGCTCCGTGAGACAGAACGAGCAAACGAATCGTTGCAAGCAAAACTTGCAAACATCGAAGCAGCTTCGCTTAAGGATGATGTCGAAGAAATCAACGGTGTACGTGTCCTTGCAAAACGTGTCGATGTCTCAGACATGGATGCACTTCGTGGCATGATGGATGAGTTAAAGAGCTCGATCGGCTCAGCAATCATCGTACTCGGTAGTGCGCAAGGTGAGAAAGTCAATCTCGTCGCAAGCGTCTCAAAAGATTTAATTGACCAAGGATACCATGCTGGTAAATTGATCAAGGAAGTCGCAACACGCTGTGGCGGTGGTGGTGGCGGTCGCCCTGACATGGCTCAAGCTGGCGGAAAAGATGCGTCGAAATTAGAAGAAGCACTCGCGTACGCTTCACAATACGTGCAATCACTGGCATAA
- the recD2 gene encoding SF1B family DNA helicase RecD2 — MEHPHQVVGRVKRVLFSSEEEAHSIVLVAVKEKNFELKETELVITGTGVGIELGGTYQAFGRLVDHPRFGKQLKAELIRRSVPMTKHATVRFLTNGSFTGIGPKTAKNIVDALGEEAVDLILKDERVLNQVPGLKQKQADIILSRLATLYGVDQLMLFLAPFDVTPKLAAKIYAAYEGDAMARIRENPYSLMYEVNGIGFKTADHIASHLGLVGLHPERVAASIMHILEQEAGEGHAFATVDSLLQRAPRLLGEDPGERLEQAIELLLAEDKVKLEEGCLYLPTIFYAEVRAAKELARVMANGAEQEVDVATILEAIGHLEEQFGMEYAAQQREAIELAVKAPLMVLTGGPGTGKTTVIKGILHALQEIHDWPLEKSRVKTGDVYPYVLVAPTGRAAKRLSEATDVPAMTIHRLLKYDGTNFQLNEDQPITGKVLIIDESSMIDIYLLSSLLRAVPNGMKILFVGDRDQLPSVGPGQVLADLMDTEGIPVVRLNVVHRQAEDSSILRLAHDLKNRTTSSDLLAPLADRRFYTASPQETLRGISAFAEKALAKGYSKFDVQVLAPTYRGQVGIDELNVALQRVYNPEEPKKREVKQGTRIYRTGDKILQLVNNAEENVYNGDIGEIVNIFFAKENVDKVDKIIARFDQTEVEYNRSDWDQFTHAYAITIHKAQGSEFPIVLMPVYFTGAFKHSRNLIYTAVTRAKSSLLLFGDPRAFHKASQEEEPRRRTRLIERLGGVTKT, encoded by the coding sequence ATGGAGCACCCCCATCAAGTCGTCGGACGCGTCAAACGTGTGCTCTTTTCTTCTGAGGAAGAAGCACACTCCATTGTATTGGTCGCCGTCAAAGAAAAAAACTTTGAACTAAAAGAAACCGAACTCGTCATTACGGGCACTGGTGTCGGGATTGAACTCGGAGGCACCTATCAAGCCTTCGGTCGTCTCGTTGATCATCCACGTTTCGGGAAACAACTGAAAGCGGAACTGATTCGTCGTTCAGTTCCGATGACAAAACATGCAACGGTCCGCTTCTTGACGAATGGTTCGTTCACCGGCATTGGACCGAAGACAGCGAAAAATATCGTCGATGCTCTCGGAGAAGAGGCAGTGGATCTTATTTTAAAGGACGAGCGTGTCCTCAACCAAGTTCCCGGATTAAAACAAAAACAGGCAGACATCATTTTGAGTCGACTCGCTACGTTGTATGGTGTCGATCAGTTGATGCTGTTTTTAGCACCGTTTGATGTCACACCGAAGCTAGCGGCAAAGATTTATGCTGCTTACGAAGGAGACGCCATGGCACGGATTCGGGAGAATCCATATTCCTTAATGTATGAAGTGAACGGGATTGGTTTTAAGACAGCCGATCATATTGCGTCACACCTCGGACTTGTCGGGCTACATCCGGAGCGTGTCGCGGCTTCAATCATGCACATACTAGAACAAGAAGCAGGCGAAGGGCATGCCTTTGCAACGGTCGACTCGTTACTCCAACGGGCGCCCCGTTTATTAGGTGAAGATCCAGGCGAACGATTGGAACAAGCAATTGAACTGTTACTCGCTGAGGATAAGGTCAAGCTTGAGGAAGGTTGCTTGTATCTGCCGACAATCTTTTATGCAGAAGTCCGAGCTGCGAAGGAACTAGCACGCGTCATGGCGAACGGTGCCGAACAGGAAGTCGATGTCGCGACGATCCTTGAAGCGATTGGTCATCTCGAAGAACAGTTCGGGATGGAATATGCAGCACAACAGCGGGAAGCAATCGAGTTAGCGGTCAAAGCACCGCTGATGGTGCTAACCGGTGGACCGGGTACGGGTAAGACGACCGTCATTAAAGGAATTTTACATGCACTGCAGGAAATCCATGACTGGCCGCTTGAGAAGAGCCGCGTCAAGACAGGTGATGTTTATCCGTATGTTCTCGTTGCGCCGACCGGACGCGCCGCAAAACGGCTGTCGGAAGCAACGGACGTACCAGCGATGACGATTCATCGCCTCTTGAAGTATGACGGAACGAACTTTCAATTGAATGAGGATCAGCCGATTACAGGAAAGGTACTGATCATCGATGAGTCGTCGATGATTGATATCTATCTGTTATCGAGTTTGCTCCGTGCCGTACCGAACGGAATGAAAATCCTGTTCGTCGGTGACCGCGATCAGTTACCGTCCGTTGGTCCGGGACAAGTCCTCGCTGACTTGATGGATACGGAAGGAATTCCGGTCGTTCGCTTGAACGTCGTCCATCGTCAAGCGGAAGATTCCTCGATATTACGACTCGCTCACGATTTGAAGAATCGGACGACGTCTTCTGATTTACTAGCACCACTCGCGGATCGCCGATTCTATACAGCTTCACCGCAAGAGACGTTACGCGGCATTTCTGCCTTTGCGGAAAAAGCGCTTGCGAAAGGCTATTCGAAATTCGATGTTCAGGTCCTCGCGCCGACCTATCGTGGTCAGGTCGGGATTGACGAATTAAATGTCGCCTTACAACGTGTCTATAACCCAGAAGAGCCGAAAAAACGCGAAGTCAAACAAGGTACGCGGATTTATCGGACTGGAGATAAAATTCTCCAACTCGTCAACAATGCGGAAGAAAACGTCTATAACGGGGATATTGGGGAAATCGTTAATATCTTTTTCGCCAAAGAAAATGTCGATAAAGTTGATAAAATCATCGCCCGTTTCGATCAAACGGAAGTCGAGTATAACCGGAGTGACTGGGATCAATTCACACATGCCTATGCCATCACGATCCATAAGGCGCAAGGGTCTGAGTTTCCAATCGTCTTAATGCCGGTCTATTTCACAGGAGCGTTCAAACATTCCCGAAATTTAATTTATACGGCGGTCACTCGGGCAAAGTCGAGTCTCCTGTTGTTTGGTGATCCGCGTGCGTTCCATAAAGCGTCACAAGAAGAGGAACCACGTCGCCGAACACGATTGATTGAACGACTTGGTGGCGTGACAAAGACTTGA
- a CDS encoding VOC family protein, producing MARLPIAGLCELVLEVEDMDRAVRFWNGTLGIPIVEQWAPEDAEPSKEQSEQDGVWATWLYIGGNTRLGLWLKRDFTMEERTVKHLPVSEWDTLYDEGGVHVHCAFYVEKEEFQQALNQLREASITVKLREWDEQETSNQKEHSAYFKDTENNVIELYTKNMDEAYEDFSGPPLRVIREVGN from the coding sequence ATGGCACGTTTACCGATTGCAGGTTTGTGTGAATTAGTACTGGAAGTCGAGGATATGGATCGCGCTGTTCGCTTTTGGAACGGAACACTGGGCATTCCGATCGTCGAACAATGGGCACCTGAGGATGCAGAACCAAGCAAGGAACAATCCGAACAGGACGGCGTCTGGGCGACGTGGCTGTATATTGGTGGCAACACACGACTTGGTCTGTGGTTAAAACGAGACTTCACGATGGAGGAACGAACGGTCAAGCACTTACCTGTATCCGAATGGGATACGTTATATGATGAAGGCGGCGTCCATGTGCACTGCGCCTTTTACGTCGAAAAAGAAGAGTTCCAACAAGCGCTCAATCAACTACGGGAAGCATCGATTACCGTGAAGTTAAGAGAATGGGATGAACAAGAGACATCCAATCAAAAAGAGCATTCGGCTTATTTCAAGGATACGGAGAACAATGTCATCGAACTGTATACGAAAAACATGGATGAAGCCTATGAAGATTTTTCGGGACCTCCCCTCCGCGTCATCCGTGAAGTTGGGAATTGA
- a CDS encoding tetratricopeptide repeat protein, protein MNYNEVGFRHLEAGNYELAAQAFNDAIEENPKDPTAYVNLGTLLQSMNDADRALRFYERALMIDNTFASAYYAKGALFFAADQLVEAEESLRAALLYGLDDADLHFMLGMTYQKLGDPVRGLPRLQRASELNGVDIEIAFQYGLALAQNEKLEEAVEMFEHVLMLDETHTDARYNYAIALAFLGQQEACYAELEAVLAYQPEHALARDAKAKMDALLKQAD, encoded by the coding sequence ATGAACTATAATGAAGTAGGATTCCGGCATTTAGAAGCTGGGAATTATGAATTAGCAGCGCAAGCATTTAACGACGCGATTGAAGAAAATCCAAAAGATCCGACAGCGTATGTCAATCTCGGAACGTTATTACAATCGATGAACGATGCAGATCGTGCGCTCCGGTTTTACGAACGAGCACTAATGATCGACAATACGTTCGCGAGTGCCTATTATGCAAAAGGTGCACTGTTTTTTGCTGCCGATCAACTTGTCGAAGCAGAAGAATCATTGCGGGCAGCCTTATTATATGGGCTTGACGATGCAGATCTCCATTTCATGCTTGGGATGACGTATCAAAAACTCGGTGATCCGGTACGCGGCTTACCTCGTTTGCAACGCGCTTCAGAATTGAATGGCGTCGACATCGAGATTGCGTTCCAATACGGACTGGCCTTAGCGCAAAACGAGAAGTTGGAAGAAGCAGTCGAAATGTTCGAGCACGTCTTGATGCTTGACGAAACGCATACGGATGCACGGTACAACTATGCCATTGCTCTTGCTTTCCTTGGTCAACAGGAAGCGTGTTATGCAGAACTCGAAGCTGTTCTTGCCTATCAGCCAGAACACGCTCTCGCACGAGATGCAAAAGCGAAGATGGATGCATTGTTGAAACAAGCAGACTGA
- the mnmA gene encoding tRNA 2-thiouridine(34) synthase MnmA — protein sequence MNTRAKAPSETTVVVGMSGGVDSSVTAHLLKEQGYNVIGIFMKNWDDTDENGFCTATEDYEDVIAVANQIGIPYYAVNFEKEYWDKVFTYFLDEYKLGRTPNPDVMCNKEIKFKAFLDHAMRLGADFVATGHYARAVYEDGEHKLLRGVDTNKDQTYFLNQLSQEQIAKAMFPIGHMEKSEVRRIAEEANLATAKKKDSTGICFIGERNFKQFLGQYLPAQPGEMRTLDGNVMGRHDGLMYYTMGQRHGLGIGGDGEPWFVVGKNLEENILYVDQGFHNELLYSEGLLASDVSWTTERPVGETFRCTAKFRYRQQDTAVTVRVLEDGLDVSFDERQRAITPGQAVVFYDGDICLGGATIDAAYKAGERLAYLA from the coding sequence ATGAATACACGAGCGAAAGCTCCAAGTGAAACGACAGTCGTCGTTGGAATGTCGGGCGGTGTTGATTCCTCGGTGACAGCTCATTTATTAAAAGAGCAGGGTTATAACGTCATCGGAATCTTCATGAAAAACTGGGATGACACGGATGAGAACGGCTTTTGTACGGCGACGGAAGATTATGAAGACGTCATCGCAGTAGCCAATCAAATCGGCATTCCGTATTATGCGGTCAATTTCGAGAAAGAGTACTGGGATAAAGTCTTCACGTACTTCCTCGATGAATATAAACTCGGTCGGACGCCGAATCCGGACGTCATGTGTAACAAGGAAATCAAGTTCAAAGCCTTCCTCGATCACGCGATGCGCCTTGGTGCCGATTTCGTAGCGACAGGTCATTATGCGCGTGCCGTTTATGAAGACGGAGAACACAAACTGCTTCGTGGTGTCGATACGAACAAGGACCAAACGTATTTCTTGAACCAATTATCTCAAGAACAAATCGCAAAAGCGATGTTCCCGATCGGGCACATGGAAAAATCAGAAGTACGCCGGATTGCAGAAGAAGCGAACCTCGCGACAGCGAAGAAAAAAGACTCGACGGGTATTTGCTTCATCGGGGAGCGAAACTTCAAGCAGTTTCTCGGTCAATATCTACCGGCGCAACCTGGTGAGATGCGTACGCTTGACGGCAACGTCATGGGACGTCACGATGGGTTGATGTATTATACGATGGGACAACGTCACGGACTCGGCATCGGTGGCGACGGAGAACCTTGGTTCGTCGTTGGGAAAAATCTAGAGGAGAACATTCTCTATGTCGATCAAGGATTCCATAACGAATTGTTGTATTCGGAAGGATTGCTTGCTTCAGATGTCAGCTGGACAACTGAACGTCCGGTCGGTGAAACGTTCCGTTGCACAGCAAAATTCCGATACCGTCAACAAGATACAGCCGTCACGGTTCGTGTCCTTGAAGATGGACTCGATGTCTCGTTTGACGAACGTCAACGTGCGATCACACCAGGACAAGCTGTCGTATTCTATGATGGAGATATCTGCCTCGGTGGCGCGACGATCGATGCAGCTTATAAAGCAGGCGAACGCCTCGCTTATCTAGCGTAA
- a CDS encoding cysteine desulfurase family protein codes for MNYFDHSATTPMRPEVLAAMTPYLLEQYGNPSSVHAAGRSARAAIDQARRQIAQELNAKPTELIFTSGGTESDNYAIFGAAEAAREKGRHLITTRFEHHAVLRAFEELEEQGYDVTYLDVPSSGVVSLTALQKAIREDTTLVSIMFGNNEVGTIQPIAIFGRFLRERGILFHTDAVQVFGKQAIDVEALQVDLLSASGHKINGPKGIGLLYVRTGVKLAPQTFGGEQERKRRAGTENVPGVVGLAKALELMIAERDQQKNHIKQLRSVLLTRLDESGINYEINGQEGLPNVLNLYFPRIEIEPFLIMLDMRQMAVSSGSACTAGSVEPSHVLSAMYGEDERTRASVRISFGHGNDISQVELLAQALQDVVKSFQN; via the coding sequence ATGAATTACTTTGACCATTCGGCGACGACGCCGATGCGTCCGGAAGTCCTAGCGGCGATGACACCTTATTTACTTGAACAGTATGGAAATCCATCAAGTGTTCACGCGGCTGGTCGCTCTGCTCGAGCAGCAATCGATCAAGCACGACGGCAGATTGCGCAAGAATTGAACGCGAAACCAACAGAACTGATTTTCACAAGTGGTGGAACGGAGTCGGATAACTACGCCATCTTTGGAGCAGCCGAGGCAGCGCGTGAAAAAGGACGACATCTTATTACGACACGTTTTGAGCATCATGCCGTGCTTCGTGCGTTCGAAGAGCTCGAAGAACAAGGCTATGACGTCACGTATCTCGATGTACCGTCTTCTGGTGTCGTTTCATTGACTGCCTTACAAAAAGCAATCCGGGAAGATACGACGCTCGTCTCAATCATGTTCGGCAACAATGAAGTCGGAACGATCCAGCCGATTGCGATATTCGGTCGATTTTTACGGGAACGCGGTATTTTGTTCCATACGGACGCGGTGCAAGTGTTCGGAAAACAAGCAATCGATGTCGAAGCGTTACAGGTCGATTTACTCTCAGCATCGGGTCACAAGATTAATGGTCCAAAAGGAATCGGACTGTTATATGTCCGGACCGGTGTGAAGTTAGCGCCTCAGACGTTTGGTGGAGAGCAGGAACGTAAGCGTCGCGCTGGTACGGAAAACGTACCTGGTGTCGTCGGTTTAGCGAAAGCGCTCGAACTGATGATCGCAGAGCGCGATCAACAAAAGAACCACATTAAACAGCTCCGTAGTGTTTTGCTGACACGTTTAGATGAGAGTGGCATCAATTATGAAATCAACGGGCAAGAGGGTTTACCAAATGTCCTCAATCTCTACTTCCCACGTATCGAGATCGAACCGTTCTTGATCATGCTCGATATGCGTCAGATGGCGGTATCGAGTGGGAGTGCGTGTACGGCAGGATCTGTCGAACCATCGCATGTCCTATCCGCCATGTATGGCGAAGATGAACGGACACGAGCATCGGTCCGAATCAGTTTTGGTCATGGAAATGATATCTCGCAAGTCGAACTACTCGCACAAGCCTTGCAAGATGTCGTAAAATCGTTTCAGAATTAA